TTCAGCGCATCCACGGTGGCTGCCACGTCATGCACGCGAACGATTCGCGCACCGCGCTGGACCGCAATCAGGTGTGCGGCCACCGAGGCAGCCACGCGCTCGGAGGGCGCGTCGCGGCCGGTCAGTTCGCCGAGGCTGCGCTTGCGCGACAAGCCGGCCAACATCGGCACGCCCAGTTCCAGGAAGCGCTCGGAGCGTGCCAGCAGGGTCATGTTGTGGGCGGTGGTCTTGCCGAAACCGAAGCCGAGATCGATCAGCAGATTCTTCTTGGCGATACCGGCCATTTCCGCAGCGAACAGCCGCTGCACAAGGAAACCGTGCACCTCGGCAACCACATCGTCGTAGTGCGGATCGGCCTGCATATGGCCCGGCTCACCCCGCATGTGCATCAGCACCACCGGCACGCCGACGTCGGCAGCGGCTTCCAATGCGCCGTCCTGGCGCAGGCCATAGATGTCGTTGATCATGCCGGCGCCGGCCGCCACGGCTGCGCGCATCACCTCCGGCTTGAAGGTGTCGATGCTGATCGGCACGGCGCTGCGCGCGGCCAACTGCTCGATCACCGGAATCACCCGGCGCAGTTCTTCCTCGACCGATACCGGCGCAGCGCCCGGACGGGTCGATTCGCCACCGATGTCGAGCAGGTCGGCGCCCTCCTCCACCAGCTTCAGGCCGTGCGCGACTGCGGCTTGGGTTGTGTCGTGCGCGCCGCCGTCGGAGAACGAGTCCGGGGTGACGTTGACGATGCCCATGACCCGGGCACGGTCCAGGCGCAGGATGCGGCCGGCGCAATCGAGCTGGGGCGAGGTATCGAACATGGGCAATCCTGCAGGGACAACGGCGGGTAGTTTAGTTC
This genomic window from Stenotrophomonas maltophilia contains:
- the folP gene encoding dihydropteroate synthase gives rise to the protein MFDTSPQLDCAGRILRLDRARVMGIVNVTPDSFSDGGAHDTTQAAVAHGLKLVEEGADLLDIGGESTRPGAAPVSVEEELRRVIPVIEQLAARSAVPISIDTFKPEVMRAAVAAGAGMINDIYGLRQDGALEAAADVGVPVVLMHMRGEPGHMQADPHYDDVVAEVHGFLVQRLFAAEMAGIAKKNLLIDLGFGFGKTTAHNMTLLARSERFLELGVPMLAGLSRKRSLGELTGRDAPSERVAASVAAHLIAVQRGARIVRVHDVAATVDALKIWQAVDAVPTPRADATPSIRWPDED